In Benincasa hispida cultivar B227 chromosome 8, ASM972705v1, whole genome shotgun sequence, the sequence GTTGCAAGCATTATTATAGCTTTAGCCTGAAATCACCAACAAGTTCATAAATTACAaatcttaattcctccccccaTTATTATCTAATTCAATCCtcaaaacataacaaaaaatgaagaacatgaagaagaaaagtaccTGATCCTCTGTAAAATCCGCAACACAAACTCTACCATTATAGAAAATGGTCATCTGCTGCTGAGAATTTTTGTTAAATTCATCATCCCTGCCATAAcaaaacaacccaaaataaatactttttcacACATATATAAAGATTTATAGggaaagagaaaaaaggaaACTTACAAGAACTGGTGGAGATGAGGGTGGTGGTGGTGACGGTGGTCGTCGGAATGATTGTGGGGGTAGAATGttgaagaagaaggagagaGACGAAGTTCCAAGTTGCAATTTTGCTCCATGGAAATGGGAAGAACCGCCATTAAAACAAAGCAAATttgaagattgagagaaaaagagagaccCAGATGAGAAAAATCGCCGGTGAGTTGTAGGAATCGGAAAACGATGAGATTTTGCAGATagaaatggaaaaatccaacgAAGAAtgaatgtttatttatatgtatgcgtgtagaagaaaatcaaaaaataaaaaacgcaCGTTTGAAATGTTTAAGATGAAGACGCCAACCTAAGGACCAAGACAATCCGCCGTTATTGATTGTgagctcaatttttttttctttttatttattactattattaggTTTTAATGTCATTTTAATCACGTGGGTAAGTCGGCAAGattttctctctcctctcttgCTTTTTAGTGGTTGGTAGtaaagtttgaattttgaaagtccttttgaatttaaaaaaagaaaaaaaagaaaaaaaaaaagaaattgaaggtcttttttctttatttaggAGTCACgtgatattatatttaattcttaatttatgctcataaatattatatttatcaaccCACCTTCGCCGTCAATCCGTCACCGTCGGCAAATTTGGTTTGAAATATTGTGTGTgtgttctttttttccttcttcttcttccttccttcTTGGGGGATAGAATCATATTTAGCGGAGTGTTGGTTGTTCATGAACCTTCTAGGTTTGTCTCCATCAATCTATTTGATTGCCTTTATCCATAATTATAAaggaaaattatatatatatagtaatgaggTCTAAAATATTAGCACATATagttcaatacaaaattttttttacaaatatagcaagaTTGAGCTTCAGTTCTCAGAGTCtattaataataaatcatatCGCTAATAAGAGTTTATCTATGATAggatctatcactaatagaagttatgagtctatcattgatagattttgttatattttttaatttttaaaaaatatttctataCACTTCAATTATTAGCGCTAAAAGTGATATCTATTGTAATtatcatactttttttttaataagaggtttaaatttagtaaaaatatctttttaattgATAGGTTTTGGATCTAatccttaaatttcaaaatgttacctttttagtttttaagtttgaATTTATTTTGGGACCATATATTTGAAACATGTgtgagtatatatatattgttcaaTTTATtactaatattaatattaataatattattattattactattatcattatcactatcattattattaaaataagattaaaaaaaatcctcaaactcatcttcttcatcttcttcatttagTCGTCCtccaaaatctctttttctccttctcagCCTCATGTTTGCGATCGTTGGTTCAACAACCCTTTCTTGAATTCCATCGTCTGGACTAGCTTTTGACGACCACCCTTGCCAGGTCGCCGACCTTTTTCGCTCGTTTACTTTTGTTTCTACTTCGAGCATCGCTTTCAATAATGCGTTATAGGATTGATAATTTTTAAAGTTGGCTTTCAAGATCCTATGAGCAAAATATCACATGGAATGAAGACCATAAAACTCTCTACAACTGGTTTGATATCAAAAGCAATCAATCTCCAATAGTTACATCGTCCTGaagttacaatttttttaaatactcaCTTACTAACAACGACTTCATTGGTACAATCAATTTTTCTCTTTCTCACCTTGGACGAAGTTTATacatccataagtttctaatgaccCCCACCGTCTGGTCATCGTCTTCTCTCATATACACGAATTCTATATATAGTTGGAAGTATTAAAGGTCCATATTGAGTGATTTTTAACTTTTACTTCTAGAATATTTAGATACTATGTATTTGTGGTTCTAGAATATTTAGGTAGGGTGTATTTGTGGAATTCTAGTTGTTTTTTAAGCCTATATCTTTGCATTCTTGTTTGTACTTAATTTTATTgtcttttgtcattttttttctattatataatttcattttgatatttttacaattttgaaacCTTTTTGACATTTTcgcaaatgaaactttaaaattttttatttctcttatcaggtcttcaattaaaacaaagttatatttcatatttttagatATGTGTTTGTTAGTCGATTAAAAAAttggattctaatttaaataattgtttaaaatgtgtttgatattgtatatttataaattataaaactagttgtagttacctactaatatttagttgacaatacattattattaatttacttatgaatatgatttatgttaaaaatattatataattattattttgtagtaatatataatttatactacattacataatagataatatattttttaaaaaaattataacctaacatattatatttctaaatgtttcttctttatttaatataattctacattttaaaattgaaattcaaaatcaaaatataatgaaaacataaaaatgttgttttaaaaatttgcaCCATCTGGATCAAGAAATCCGAAAACAATTTTCAGAAACAGAATTCGAGTTGTCTGTtagataaatatttattaaactcagttaatctaaaaacataaaacaaaatctgaTTCTCTATTGAACTGACCCTTAATTTTCTTGTGAATTCGTTgggtttatttattaattcataaaaactaaaaagtctcaatttttattttaataaacttttacTATGAACAACCTTGTATTACTGCAGTATGTTTGGTTGATTTTATTGCATTGAGCAACATATTTTGTAAGATGTCTTGTACTATGTCAAACAACAAGTTTTATATGTTGCAGTTTATGTCTGGAGATTCTTTTCTTATCGGTTGAAGTGTGTCGTGCAGATtcattgactttttttttcgtATATGTTTTTGCAGAtaatatttctttcttaaagATAGTCTCAAATTGAGACATATATATTGTACTTTTTTTCgtatatatttttgtagataatatttatttcttaaaaatagTCTCAAAATGAGACATATATATTGTGattgttttttctatttttagggTTAGCTCTTTTGAAGAAGATACGTATATATTTAGGTTTTTAGAAATTGTCTAAACCTCAATCTTTATGCATGCACGATCGTGAAATTGATGTACTTTTGTTTCAAAGTGTTACCAATAGCCAATTAGACTTGGTAAGTTGGTTATGAGTATAGAAAGTCATTCAGGGAGCAAGTGAGAACTCAGGATGAGTAATTGATGTTGTATATATTAAGGGAATTTCATTCAAAACTAGGAGAAAGCGTGCAGTGGAAGTGAGGGAGCTCAAAtttaggaggagcctaagttGAAATTGAAAAGTAGCTAGGCTTTTACATGAGTTGCTTGAAAGAGAGTCGTTCATTTAAGTTCATTGTTGTAATTACTTAACTTTTATCTAGTGATGAAGTTTCTTTTCACCAGGCATACTACCCTCCAAGTATATTATATCGAGCTAGGTTATCAAtctttgtgtgttttttatctACACCGATCTTATCATTTAATATTAAGGTACTTGGTCTATTAGTTATCTTGTTACAACAAGTCTGACTTTTTTGTATTCCAATATTAGATTCCAATGCTAGGTTATCAATAGTCTTTGCCCTAAATATGCTCTTAATAGgtgaacaatttttttcttttttcgtttttctttctctttagtATGATTATCATTCAAaacaaatacaatattttaacTGTTTTTGACTGACTAAATAAGAAAATACTAAACTTGGAGGTTTGAAACGTTGGATAAACAAAAACCGAAACAGAATAATTATTGGTCAGAACAGATCCTTTTTGTTtccaaacaataataataataataataataataataataataataataataatagtaatagtaCGAACtagaatttgattttttaagcttaattttaaaagtatactTTTGAAAAGATGAGAGGTGGAAAGTGGAGGGCAGGCTCTACCAAAAGAGTCGTATTTGGCAATGATAGCTGCAGCCAGCCGTCTAATCTTTTGCCCTCAACAATTCTAATCTCCttccatttattatttttaagtgatttttaaaatagaaaaataagataaattatttatacaaaataataaaattttaatttttttttatagagatcgatagaagtctattataaaaatttatcatTCATAGACgattatagaagtctatcagtgataaaaatcGATTGAAATCTATCACGCTATTAgtgttttttttgttatttctgtaagtagtttgacatttttttatatctgtgaatattaattataaaaaaaatgtaaatactcttaaacttttaaaaacagttaaaaaaaatattcttatcattaattttggatatgttttgtttaaaaaaatatcctcgaactttcaaaagtttcaaaaatatctttaa encodes:
- the LOC120084236 gene encoding protein TIFY 5A-like, which translates into the protein MAVLPISMEQNCNLELRLSPSSSTFYPHNHSDDHRHHHHPHLHQFLDDEFNKNSQQQMTIFYNGRVCVADFTEDQAKAIIMLATRHVEERSKNPQQKLERSTSPEQCNVEAVSGSGSGLSMKRSLQRFLQKRKNRIQSASPYHH